The following nucleotide sequence is from Glycine max cultivar Williams 82 chromosome 9, Glycine_max_v4.0, whole genome shotgun sequence.
TCTGAAGGAAATTTGTCACCGAGAGTTTGGCCTATTTATTTAAGAACTTCAGAATGTAATGTAATACAAATGCTACAGCCTACAGGAAACATGCTTAGGAAGGACGGCAGCTGTTCACTGAATGTGATGAAATCAATAACTTTGTCAAGATGggctttggtcatttatttgCACCTCATGCAACATTGAGATGGAAAGCTTGGCAATGAGTATGGTGTGATTTATTTGGCAATTCACAGTTTCACAATGATGGAACAACAgagcaccccccccccccccccccaaagaaACTCACGTCTCAACAAACCATTACATCGAGCTTAAATTTCTGAACAAGCACTtacaggagaagaaaaaaaaacgaatTAAACTTCCTTCATAAGTTTAAAAATACCTTATCCACATCAgcttttagaaaatttaaattgaatagcTTCCatacaagttaattttaacttataagagaagtttaattcatttaaccttcttattttcttctcctataaacACTTATTAAGGAGTTTATCGAAACAGggtcacaataaaaaaaatcacaaaaccgTATGAGAagtggaagaaagaaaagaattcaACCTTGAGATGAGCATTGTGGCGCTTTCCCTCCTTCCAGCGTCTGATGTTCCCATCATTCATTGCTCTGAATCTGGACTTGAAAGACCTGTTCCAGCCATAGTAAAACCACTTGTTCAACagtacaaacacacacacacacacacaaaaaaatacatACGCACTGAAAGGTTAAACGAGTAACGAATGAAGATGAAACTTACGAATAAGATTTCATTTTGGTTTTCTTAACCTTGGAAACGGTTGGAGGCACTGGCTTTCGCTTTCGCTCCTTGGACGAAGCATGACGCACTTGAACCAACTATATACAACAAATTAAGCTGATATCACAATCACGATCCGAGTACAAGCTCAAAATATTAAcatcaaattatataaaaaaaaggacgAAATGTAAAGAATTTCACTCTAAATAGAAAATGCGTGCTGCTTTAATATTTTTCAGAGTTCAGATGCTGTATAAGAAGGACTTACAGAAGGGGAAGGCTGAGATGCGTGGGGAGGACACCACGAGAAAATGAAGGAAGGACTAGAAATGCGGAAATTGGAAGCGGAG
It contains:
- the LOC100808184 gene encoding uncharacterized protein, coding for MLRSLTKLRCLAVQSRQVLSPPSSRRLLHHLPPPQSLHSASNFRISSPSFIFSWCPPHASQPSPSLVQVRHASSKERKRKPVPPTVSKVKKTKMKSYSSFKSRFRAMNDGNIRRWKEGKRHNAHLKSKKSKRRLRKPGIVPAAYAKVMKKLNFFA